Proteins encoded together in one Microcaecilia unicolor chromosome 3, aMicUni1.1, whole genome shotgun sequence window:
- the LOC115465097 gene encoding trace amine-associated receptor 4-like yields MNSSNMWNPQNLQYCFDFVSGACPKKIRSLASLSALYMIMLGAIILTMGGNLVVIISISHFKQLHSPTNFLLLSLATTDFLLGFLVMPYSMVRSIDSCWYFGDWFCTFHTCSDIMLCTTSIFHLCFISVDRYYAVCQPLHYISKITIPVIVVFLFISWSVPCFFAFGLVLSELNTDGIQDFVASISCIGFCSLIFNKTWGVLASLIAFFIPGTVMVGIYVHIFTVAKKQARKTDRVPAASLSETKKISVKKESKAAKTLSIVMGVFILCWLPFFVLTITDPFINFSTPEDLYNAFLWLGYFNSTFNPIIYGLFYPWFRKAFKIILTGMIFSPDSSTLNVFAKT; encoded by the coding sequence TCTTTCGGCATTGTATATGATTATGTTGGGAGCTATCATACTCACAATGGGGGGAAACTTGGTTGTGATCATTTCAATCTCCCATTTCAAACAGCTCCACTCTCCAACTAACTTCTTACTTCTCTCATTGGCTACTACTGATTTTCTTCTCGGTTTTCTGGTGATGCCCTACAGTATGGTGAGATCCATTGATTCCTGTTGGTATTTTGGAGACTGGTTCTGTACATTCCACACTTGCAGTGACATCATGCTCTGTACGACCTCAATTTTTCACCTCTGCTTTATTTCTGTTGACCGGTACTATGCAGTGTGCCAACCActtcactacatctcaaaaataACCATCCCCGTAATTGTGGTGTTTTTATTCATTAGCTGGTCAGTTCCATGTTTCTTTGCTTTTGGCCTCGTTTTATCAGAATTAAATACAGATGGGATTCAGGATTTTGTGGCTTCCATTTCCTGTATTGGTTTTTGTTCACTCATATTTAATAAAACATGGGGCGTGCTGGCTTCATTAATAGCCTTCTTCATCCCAGGTACTGTGATGGTAGGTATTTATGTGCACATATTTACTGTGGCAAAAAAACAAGCCAGAAAAACAGATAGGGTTCCAGCTGCTTCCCTATCTGAGACAAAAAAGATTTCAgtgaaaaaagaaagcaaagctgCCAAGACATTGAGTATTGTAATGGGGGTGTTCATACTGTGCTGGCTACCATTCTTTGTCCTTACTATAACAGATCCTTTTATAAATTTCTCTACTCCTGAAGATCTTTATAATGCCTTCTTATGGTTGGGATACTTCAATTCTACGTTCAACCCTATCATCTACGGCTTGTTTTATCCTTGGTTTCGCAAAGCATTTAAAATAATATTGACTGGAATGATTTTTTCACCAGACTCTTCCACTTTGAACGTTTTTGCAAAGACTTAA